In a single window of the Littorina saxatilis isolate snail1 linkage group LG5, US_GU_Lsax_2.0, whole genome shotgun sequence genome:
- the LOC138967568 gene encoding SCL-interrupting locus protein homolog, giving the protein MAVPLRVRNIPEYLRAPQFADHYEIPSRTRQNEPDELLQFPKSTCVLWDGTSTGPPTFLHVAQNRKPRLQVGEQVLWLIHKQTENEGTANKILVGSLSVEDDAEGVCFHIDGLDTRQTDSNSSLALGDVMIPVQVSNSRNQDRTGSADDYIGAIKMLQKRCRGRDPFDLNSLLLVKGWCSFYSHQNAEKTVAHLQFDVVTLATVFKATPVNPVPIVPTALAKNLGGPRSLSQMQGRPKIGYLTMDHTRKLLLVLESDPKVSSLPIVGIWVSGVPVVHHPFVWAACLRYLHNGQLQDRVCTPPEGFLLVMYTPHHSKPEFYEVSTTSGKPDLEFDLYTGYEITSLNKKSSGPDPSVIDWELSPVRNGPKRELFDAALEGLKFAKDDGQKSSRDSASPALSTSEDIMPRMTPAPYSAMAMSVKPMVPEVSMFWNDSSPSPGFGPTPFPSAPNQMPCPYSAATSASYPSAPAPIPAQRFGAGGPVPSTMTRSVPSSMNGYPAARDVSAGSNFNNCYTSSGGQQSESMPRGALGYHQNLRTAQNQNNNARVPNPSASVPSSGFQSAACRTSAPQPYNPSSQPGKQFSSASYPQPQGYTSAAMNQGAPSQPRMMFCSVAQENYQPHSQPPQPQPQPFQFPQPQQSHYPQPQSSQFFQPQPSQYPQSQPYQHSQTPQPYSQPPQPRLMPAVSMNFCRPNQPAPGFQARNPVPNSSQGVGQPQQPGPSQVDSQPRPRFAPSSQSQARQTMPWPNQMSMQGGPVSVPNSSVCPQGRPYSPQDSNPQPQTKNSRPEETNYNFQKQCENTSGESNPQSFQNMSDPSRGHRLAQQNTANQQPFTSYAQPPSGNQGEIYAQGQPVHPSQTCVNVSQPVVTHHAGLVMQVGNVGDSTHADSTSCSGKSSDDSGLSITPDHSDPLTKSASFPGEGVEGATGGSLQGVNWAGVPPEVVQLLVQQDAQLKVLTSQIQQLLSQQASSPASSAATTPNPSSANSTPATLTKETCSTAVNTTFLDQELPWGRPHPGQCASVQTSPQASPHLHRTHPQSPLAHSSHDSPLPVSSRDSPQRRGSPPCQDNTAERHQQRMNASHAATEGNFIASYRDDAGSAGQTPSEIRHQGVVQLSSTQREGVAMTAAGSFHSNVSLEQASPARCVESRSQTPQSAPSPQSASMCGLSSQGEEENTGGDVSPDSKEYYDQLISNIRVFLNSHSQEADHTDANPMDTFADDPTCSRLQLMDSNFAASPALPACHSTGGGSSSNTTMMPHINYLSLMLTETDTSMEMNAMAMKYLRDEQLTHLARIHQSPQVKAGATNNHLWRQVLAASLDATGSSDVSRLGVSATNMSMATRTYMEKHGLLGGGDGESMLDSNHTLCLQTDFSMAMISQHAGSHSIPTSPQKGGTNPQHNPRSPLKREILHQAFSRSPAIREEAENSYEERSGRGFEDMGASPALQPQVARRYQYRDPSPEDTPMFPERYHGAPGQNLLNDCSVDTEDDRILDIEKLKQMPKLL; this is encoded by the exons ATGGCAGTGCCACTACGTGTGCGAAATATTCCAGAGTATCTTCGAGCTCCACAGTTTGCTGATCATTATGAAATTCCCTCTAGAACTAGACAAAATGA gcCAGACGAGTTGTTGCAGTTTCCCAAGAGTACATGTGTACTATGGGATGGCACGAGTACAGGGCCACCCACGTTTCTCCATGTTGCACAGAACAG AAAGCCCCGGCTTCAGGTTGGGGAGCAGGTTCTGTGGCTGATTCACAAGCAGACAGAAAATGAGGGAACAGCCAACAAAATTCTTGTGGGCTCCCTTTCTGTGGAAGATG ATGCTGAGGGTGTATGTTTTCACATTGACGGACTGGATACGCGGCAGACTGACAGCAATTCCTCACTTGCTCTGGGAGATGTCATGATTCCTGTTCAG GTTTCCAACAGCAGGAATCAAGACAGAACAGGCTCTGCAGATGACTACATTGGTGCAATCAAG ATGCTACAGAAGCGCTGTCGCGGTCGAGACCCTTTTGACCTCAacagtttgctactggtcaaAGGATGGTGCAGCTTCTACTCCCACCAGAACGCAGAGAAAACTGTCGCCCACTTGCAGTTTGATGTTGTCACCTTGGCCACTGTTTTCAAGGCCACCCCAGTCAACCCTGTGCCGATTGTCCCAACCGCCTTGGCTAAGAACCTGGGAGGCCCACGCAGTCTCAGCCAAATGCAGGGCCGGCCCAAGATAGG GTACCTGACGATGGATCACACACGCAAGCTGTTACTGGTGTTGGAATCGGACCCCAAGGTCTCCAGTCTCCCCATTGTTGGCAT CTGGGTGTCAGGAGTGCCCGTGGTCCATCACCCCTTTGTGTGGGCGGCATGTCTCCGTTACCTGCACAACGGGCAGTTGCAGGACAGAGTGTGCACGCCGCCAGAGGGCTTTCTTCTGGTCATGTACACCCCTCACCACTCCAAGCCCGAGTTCTACGAAGTCTCCACCACTTCTGGCAAGCCTGACCTTGAGTTTGACCTTTATACTGGTTACGAAATCACCAGCTTGAACAAG AAAAGCAGTGGCCCTGACCCGAGCGTCATTGACTGGGAGCTGAGTCCTGTTCGCAACGGTCCCAAGAGGGAGCTGTTTGATGCTGCTTTGGAGGGACTCAAGTTTGCTAAAGA TGACGGTCAAAAGTCGTCGAGGGACTCGGCAAGTCCTGCTCTGTCCACCAGTGAAGACATCATGCCCAGAATGACACCCGCACCCTACTCCGCTATG GCCATGTCGGTCAAACCCATGGTGCCGGAGGTTTCcatgttctggaacgacagctcCCCGTCTCCTGGGTTTGGACCCACGCCATTCCCTTCTGCTCCCAACCAGATGCCCTGCCCCTACAGTGCTGCCACCTCTGCCTCTTATCCTAGTGCACCTGCACCTATTCCTGCTCAAAGATTCGGTGCAGGGGGACCAGTGCCTTCAACCATGACAAGATCTGTGCCTTCGTCTATGAACGGTTACCCTGCTGCTAGGGATGTTTCTGCCGGTTCAAACTTTAATAACTGTTACACGTCCAGTGGTGGGCAGCAGAGTGAAAGTATGCCCAGAGGAGCCTTAGGTTACCATCAGAATTTGAGGACTGCACAGAATCAGAACAATAATGCAAGAGTACCAAATCCCAGTGCATCTGTACCTTCATCAGGATTTCAGAGTGCAGCTTGTAGGACAAGTGCACCTCAGCCTTACAATCCCTCTTCACAGCCAGGGAAGCAGTTCAGCAGTGCCAGCTACCCCCAACCTCAGGGTTACACGTCAGCTGCCATGAATCAGGGTGCTCCGTCTCAGCCAAGGATGATGTTTTGCTCAGTCGCTCAGGAGAATTACCAGCCTCATTCTCAGCCACCCCAGCCTCAGCCTCAGCCGTTCCAATTTCCTCAACCTCAGCAGTCTCATTATCCTCAACCTCAGTCGTCCCAGTTTTTTCAGCCTCAACCATCCCAGTATCCTCAGTCTCAGCCTTATCAGCATTCTCAAACGCCTCAGCCTTATTCTCAGCCTCCCCAGCCAAGGCTGATGCCCGCAGTATCAATGAACTTTTGTCGGCCCAACCAGCCAGCGCCTGGTTTCCAAGCCAGGAATCCTGTGCCAAATTCATCTCAAGGTGTTGGGCAGCCACAGCAGCCAGGACCCTCTCAAGTTGACTCTCAACCCAGACCCCGCTTTGCCCCCTCCAGCCAGAGCCAGGCCAGGCAGACCATGCCATGGCCAAATCAGATGTCCATGCAAGGAGGTCCCGTTTCAGTGCCAAATAGTTCCGTATGCCCTCAGGGCAGGCCTTACTCTCCTCAAGACTCAAATCCACAACCACAAACAAAGAATTCCCGTCCAGAAGAAACTAATTACAACTTTCAAAAACAGTGTGAAAATACTAGCGGAGAATCCAATCCTCAGTCTTTTCAGAATATGAGTGATCCGTCCAGAGGACACAGACTGGCTCAGCAAAACACAGCCAACCAACAGCCTTTCACTTCTTACGCACAACCTCCCTCGGGAAACCAGGGAGAAATTTACGCTCAGGGTCAGCCAGTTCACCCTTCCCAGACATGTGTGAATGTATCACAACCTGTGGTGACCCACCATGCAGGGTTAGTCATGCAGGTGGGGAACGTAGGGGACTCAACACACGCAGACAGCACTTCCTGCAGCGGGAAGTCCAGTGATGACAGTGGACTGAGCATTACCCCGGACCACTCAGACCCGTTGACCAAATCGGCCAGCTTCCCCGGAGAGGGGGTGGAGGGAGCGACGGGAGGGAGTCTGCAGGGAGTCAACTGGGCGGGAGTGCCCCCCGAGGTGGTCCAGCTCCTTGTCCAGCAGGACGCCCAGCTCAAGGTTCTCACCTCTCAGATTCAGCAGCTCCTGTCTCAGCAAGCTTCTTCCCCTGCCAGTAGTGCTGCCACAACGCCAAACCCTTCTTCAGCAAACTCCACCCCAGCCACGCTGACAAAGGAGACATGTTCTACGGCGGTCAACACGACCTTTCTGGACCAGGAGTTGCCCTGGGGGAGACCTCACCCCGGCCAGTGTGCGTCTGTGCAGACCAGCCCTCAGGCCTCGCCACACCTCCACCGCACACACCCGCAGTCACCGCTAGCACATTCTTCCCACGATTCCCCACTGCCGGTTTCATCGCGTGACAGTCCACAGAGACGTGGCTCTCCGCCCTGCCAGGATAACACGGCAGAAAGGCACCAACAGAGAATGAACGCTTCGCACGCTGCAACAGAGGGGAATTTCATCGCATCGTACAGAGATGATGCAGGCAGTGCCGGACAAACGCCATCAGAGATCCGACACCAAGGGGTGGTACAACTGAGTAGCACACAACGAGAAGGGGTTGCCATGACGGCAGCAGGCAGTTTCCACTCAAACGTCAGCTTGGAACAAGCGTCTCCAGCCAG GTGTGTGGAGTCACGCAGTCAGACGCCTCAGTCCGCTCCCAGTCCCCAGAGTGCCAGTATGTGCGGTCTTAGCAGTCAG ggggaggaggaaaacactGGAGGAGATGTCAGTCCAGATTCAAAAGAATATTACGATCAGTTGATT aGCAACATCCGCGTGTTCCTCAACAGTCACAGTCAGGAAGCGGACCACACTGACGCCAACCCCATGGACACGTTCGCTGACGACCCAACTTGTTCTCGATTGCAGCTGATGGACTCCAATTTCGCAGCGTCACCTGCCCTCCCTGCCTGTCACAG CACTGGGGGCGGAAGCAGCAGCAACACGACCATGATGCCACACATCAACTACCTGTCCCTCATGCTGACCGAGACGGATACGTCCATGGAGATGAACGCCATGGCAATGAAGTATCTCCGTGACGAACAACTGACGCATCTGGCGCGCATCCACCAGTCTCCCCAAGTCAAAGCAGGCGCAACCAACAACCATCTCTGGCGGCAAGTTCTGGCAGCTTCTCTGGACGCCACTGGATCGTCGGACGTTTCTCGATTGGGCGTGTCAGCGACCAACATGAGCATGGCCACGAGGACATACATGGAGAAACACGGGCTGCTGGGAGGGGGAGACGGAGAGAGCATGTTGGATTCGAACCACACCCTGTGTCTTCAGACTGACTTCAGTATGGCCATGATTTCTCAACACGCAGGCTCTCACAGTATTCCCACGTCTCCGCAGAAAGGAGGCACCAACCCTCAGCACAATCCACGAAGTCCGCTCAAACGAGAAATTCTGCATCAAGCATTCAGCCGCTCACCTGCCATTAGGGAGGAGGCGGAGAACTCGTACGAAGAGAGAAGTGGACGAGGGTTTGAGGATATGGGTGCATCGCCTGCTTTGCAGCCCCAGGTTGCTAGGCGATACCAGTACCGAGACCCCTCCCCTGAAGACACTCCCATGTTTCCCGAGCGCTACCATGGTGCTCCCGGACAGAACCTACTCAATGACTGTTCGGTTGACACCGAGGATGATAGGATCCTAGACATAGAAAAGCTGAAGCAGATGCCAAAGCTTTTATAG
- the LOC138967567 gene encoding uncharacterized protein, whose protein sequence is MIYPELLAFVFCLSRECRDRVLSADCIYSSTKPGDFLLVAVPKDKTAVQCVAQITKKTPEGDWGVYLKDVGEGKWKWPHKATEFFIPQTDIQRVFREEDYTMKMEHRAVIYTFT, encoded by the exons ATGATATATCCTGAGCTGCTGGCTTTTGTCTTCTGCTTGTCGCGTGAGTGTCGCGACCGAGTGCTTAGTGCCGACTGCATCTATTCAAG CACAAAGCCAGGAGACTTCCTGTTGGTTGCCGTGCCAAAGGACAAGACAGCAGTCCAGTGTGTTGCCCAG ATCACGAAGAAGACTCCAGAGGGAGACTGGGGGGTGTACCTGAAGGATGTTGGGGAAGGGAAGTGGAAATGGCCACACAAGGCCACAGAATTTTTCATTCCCCAGACCGACATCCAGCGTGTCTTCAGGGAGGAGGACTACACCATGAAGATGGAGCACAGGGCCGTTATCTACACATTTACATAG
- the LOC138967571 gene encoding mediator of RNA polymerase II transcription subunit 26-like → MLPSPVQIKEKLLKALDDKNDVDDATVLEMVSMLEVYPITRATLRETGIGKMVNDLRRKIKNERLAKRVKQLVRNWKKILDQTAAPLNGSPGLMHPAISQLQSSPAVSPALSHSSNVGRLVSPAPVCSKPNTPTLGAHRSASPAVLSKAGAAAGRKGLSPAVSGGRPVTPTAVLAQRVASPALSAGRPRSSLVPTAPGRMVSPALSGHVVSPAVSGRSSRVGSPALASGQPSPLAATSPPVQSPAMRTSTPVAGASGRREEFSRGRRAKGKGAAATDSASCGGRVTPVSLHSETSQDRVLGEKDNGEHDSDNDSFSGGSRAGQSRYPHNHSTDVSFKNSNNKHSGKDQRELSKTNVANRKRTRETSNSPPDEAHKKSRLESSSLSVPSTRQDKVMNGYKSGKKGLSGLDIPRVSSVSSLPAAANKHVSSPSMSSVVNEVHSSLPHSLSESLFRQESTDSRLSSQSLERPSRDKHKVKTTEQLIKGLQKKNNSSNVGNITMDKIRANQIEKESDSLTSALPAGVKPRKRGLRGKNQDINLSVPSSDAMLSQAKSELVERFLQTSDPSSPVDEYSPFKEDLLSDPSRSSLKPKLGLGACSSSYSKDNFDSSFSASRQDRSESAPKDENSMDAASPAVPSTSQSERTGSTLTLQEIYAQLPPIDYGVDWDAVDFYELPEPVPVTEELVGRVHSERLAGVNGVYDINGDWCPWKDMLTLPTHEGNPLHILPYVDLDV, encoded by the exons GTTGACGATGCGACAGTCCTGGAGATGGTCTCCATGTTGGAGGTGTATCCCATCACACGTGCTACACTCAGG GAGACCGGGATTGGCAAAATGGTCAATGATCTGCGCAGGAAGATTAAAAATGAGAGACTAGCCAAGCGGGTCAAGCAGCTGGTGCGGAACTGGAAGAAGATCTTGGACCAGACGGCGGCACCTTTAAATGGCTCTCCCGGCCTGATGCACCCTGCCATCAGCCAGCTGCAGTCCAGCCCCGCAGTGTCCCCGGCCCTCAGTCACTCCTCCAACGTCGGGCGCCTGGTGTCCCCCGCTCCAGTTTGCAGCAAGCCTAACACTCCCACCCTGGGTGCCCATCGCAGTGCTTCCCCTGCCGTGCTGAGCAAAGCAGGTGCTGCAGCAGGGAGGAAAGGGCTGTCCCCAGCTGTCAGTGGAGGCAGACCGGTCACCCCCACAGCTGTCCTGGCGCAGAGGGTGGCTTCTCCGGCCTTGTCCGCTGGGCGCCCCAGATCCTCTCTCGTCCCTACAGCACCGGGTCGAATGGTGTCTCCGGCACTGTCTGGGCATGTGGTATCACCGGCGGTGTCTGGGCGGTCCAGTCGTGTGGGGTCACCAGCTTTAGCTTCAGGCCAGCCCAGCCCTCTGGCTGCCACGTCTCCTCCTGTCCAATCACCAGCCATGCGGACGTCAACGCCTGTAGCTGGGGCGTCTGGCAGACGTGAAGAGTTCAGCAGGGGCAGACGGGCCAAGGGCAAGGGGGCTGCTGCTACTGACAGCGCGAGCTGCGGTGGTCGAGTCACGCCTGTGTCACTGCACAGTGAGACCAGTCAGGACAGGGTGCTTGGGGAGAAGGACAATGGAGAGCATGACTCGGACAATGATTCCTTCTCTGGTGGAAGCCGGGCTGGTCAGTCGCGCTATCCGCACAACCATTCCACCGATGTGTCATTCAAGAACTCCAACAACAAACACTCTGGTAAAGATCAAAGAGAACTGTCAAAAACAAATGTTGCTAATCGTAAGCGGACACGTGAAACGTCGAACTCTCCCCCTGACGAAGCTCACAAAAAGTCTAGGTTAGAATCTTCCAGTCTTTCAGTCCCCAGCACTAGGCAAGACAAGGTGATGAATGGGTATAAGTCGGGCAAGAAAGGGCTGTCGGGGCTGGATATTCCCAGAGTCAGTTCCGTCAGCTCCCTCCCTGCTGCTGCTAACAAGCATGTTTCTTCTCCCTCCATGTCCTCTGTAGTGAATGAGGTGcactcctccctcccccactcccTGTCAGAGAGTTTGTTTCGGCAAGAAAGCACAGACTCTCGACTCTCCTCTCAGTCCTTAGAACGGCCGTCCCGGGACAAGCACAAAGTAAAAACGACGGAACAGTTGATAAAGGGGctgcagaagaagaacaacagtTCCAATGTCGGCAACATCACCATGGACAAAATTCGTGCCAACCAGATAGAGAAGGAGAGTGACAGTCTAACCTCCGCCCTGCCAGCAGGGGTTAAACCCCGGAAACGTGGGCTGCGGGGTAAGAATCAAGACATCAACCTTTCTGTGCCATCATCTGACGCCATGCTCAGCCAGGCGAAGAGTGAACTGGTGGAGCGCTTCCTGCAGACCTCAGACCCTTCGTCTCCGGTAGACGAGTACAGTCCCTTCAAGGAAGACCTGCTGTCGGACCCATCCCGCAGTTCTCTGAAACCTAAGCTAGGGCTGGGGGCCTGCAGCAGTTCCTATTCCAAAGACAATTTTGACAGCAGTTTCTCTGCCAGTCGCCAGGACCGCTCAGAATCTGCCCCCAAAGATGAGAACAGCATGGATGCTGCCTCTCCCGCTGTCCCGTCAACCTCTCAGTCGGAGCGCACAGGCTCGACCCTTACCCTTCAGGAGATCTACGCTCAGTTACCGCCGATCGACTATGGCGTAGACTGGGACGCCGTAGATTTCTACGAGTTGCCGGAGCCGGTGCCAGTCACGGAGGAGTTGGTGGGACGTGTGCACAGCGAGAGGTTGGCGGGTGTGAATGGTGTCTATGACATTAACGGGGACTGGTGTCCGTGGAAAGACATGCTGACTTTACCTACCCATGAGGGCAACCCGCTGCATATTTTGCCCTATGTTGACTTGGATGTCTGA